In Fusobacterium canifelinum, a genomic segment contains:
- a CDS encoding DUF4132 domain-containing protein has translation MLNFYGNKFTTLVNKFVNKVKEEAKKLDRDNQRFIEAIFSKKDYYAYGEIFQNTLKDSFFKVQKLGNIEFRHIFPEKIYPALRLLIGDKFLKDFIDICKKLTKYPYSVSYDRRMVRSINYYNYIDKMFSILGTFVNLYVFNTTTEEIITKKYDFKDIEGWELNNLISSLENQYIIANEIDKGNKKVINYINDALASGSSKNIDYITMEAVFTAENKYLVEMAGKLLLAAQRQEGLRQQICETMDRGTQENFEYMFKIIYDNDLIRFSSIKRALGTWTGLLSSNYENPENIGKKEIEIINKLIDNPKYTDEFLKSDDNVKVYLALWYLASQDINLAIEGIVKLLASSKIHIKLLVSYNLDIFQDKSYQRKIAKTIIKEYAKKDDKDFLKIVACYLQYLGINGYDYYGENKFKKNKDIFDDEKEALEFFEIFEKILKLINNKDKEFYPIIFPWVSRTISKSTLGTGLFAIAYLYPELNLTDKIIPYIKVIESYYRDNYANLLFKKPKNIEEEKFVIKMLGEAATTNSSSKIIKENDLTVKYAEEIENVLRLKTFDVRKNAINLILSLETPQILKSVENLVQAKNENKRLAGLDILTKVKDNQNFAKEKIEKIVATIKEPTDPEKILIDTLLGKSKTVEASEIYDINYEPSFPYEIKNNYRKPNKFLNILLSKVFSNKKENVSVNIISEKLEKNKEGKYIIENNIDIKNIFSKSANELFEIAEKLNALIIKNEDYEYTSGYNGEKILLRNAFYPIVKRNDYSITKEKLEEYPLTDIWKDFYKKEIKNFSTLYQLYLITESYGNIDKFTNLITNIFGTSPTVIAKKTSNDLIYANKKTYDSITIKKIIELLYTEYEEENKDYIFEASKSIIIELLNRKADELLTKIPKNNYYYNKKIEYNTIFSFGNYSILRLALNYLANYYNEKTFMESIILKFALEKKLSEYKHPDNFYSLIEVSNAISLNMAEKDWLLKKFLGGNIESIQNNIRIMYRWTMDEKDFDDYDKNSWNYEKALKVLEKYGMEVVYYIVDNELKRGDSKTKYSDVITAINKIEGVDYLIKILQALGKEKLVRSYWYGTSKKEVLSHLLKICYPSEKDTLKTFKDKIKKTDITEERLVEVAMYAFQWIEFIDKYLNWKGFASGCHYFQAHMNYVPRHKEGIIAKYSPIPIEDFEAGAFDIDWFKDAYKQLGKRHFEVLYECAKYVSDGANHSRARKFADAVLGKMKVKEVEKEITSKRNKDLVAAYSLIPLAKNKIKDAVNRYKFLQKFLKESKQFGAQRRASEAKAVEVSLENLSRNIGYSDVIRLTWAMETEMIAEIEKYFKPKKIQDYAINIEIDELGQSSINYEKDGKVLKSLPTKLKKDKYIEEIKAVHKGLKDQYSRSRKMLEQSMEDGVKFYGYELKTLSTNPVVAPLIKNLVFKLDNLLGYYEDNKLIGFDKKSKKVILIKDIDKDELLTIAHPFDLFNSKQWTLYQQDILERQIKQPFKQVFRELYIKTKDELELDKSRRYAGHQIQPAKTIALLKTRRWVVDDYEGLQKVYYKENIIAKMYAMTDWFSPAEVEAPTIEDIVFYDRKTFEPLRINGVPDLVFSEVMRDIDLVVSVAHVGDVDPEASQSTIEMRRAIVEFNAKLFKLKNVTFTESHALIKGTRAEYSIHLGSGLIHQKTGTVINVLPIHSQHRGQIFLPFIDEDPKTAEIMAKVLLFAQDEKIKDIFILEQII, from the coding sequence ATGTTAAATTTTTATGGTAACAAATTTACAACATTAGTCAACAAGTTTGTAAATAAAGTTAAAGAAGAGGCTAAAAAACTTGATAGAGATAATCAGAGATTTATTGAAGCAATTTTTTCAAAAAAAGATTATTATGCTTATGGAGAAATTTTCCAAAATACTCTAAAAGATAGTTTTTTTAAAGTTCAAAAATTAGGAAATATTGAATTTAGGCATATTTTTCCAGAAAAAATTTATCCTGCATTAAGATTGCTTATAGGAGATAAATTTTTAAAAGATTTTATAGATATTTGTAAAAAACTTACGAAATATCCTTATAGTGTAAGTTACGATAGAAGGATGGTAAGAAGTATCAATTACTATAACTATATAGACAAAATGTTTTCTATCCTTGGAACATTTGTAAACCTCTATGTTTTTAATACTACAACTGAAGAAATAATTACAAAAAAATATGATTTTAAAGATATTGAAGGTTGGGAGCTTAATAATTTAATTTCTTCATTAGAAAATCAATACATTATTGCAAATGAAATAGATAAAGGGAATAAAAAAGTCATAAACTACATAAATGATGCTTTGGCAAGTGGTTCATCAAAAAATATAGATTATATAACAATGGAAGCTGTTTTTACAGCTGAAAATAAATATCTAGTTGAAATGGCAGGAAAATTATTACTTGCAGCACAAAGACAGGAAGGACTTCGTCAACAAATTTGTGAAACTATGGATAGAGGAACACAAGAAAATTTTGAATATATGTTTAAAATTATTTATGATAATGATTTAATTCGTTTTTCTTCTATAAAAAGGGCTTTAGGTACTTGGACAGGTTTACTTAGCTCTAATTACGAGAATCCTGAAAATATAGGTAAAAAAGAAATAGAAATTATTAATAAATTAATTGATAACCCAAAATATACAGATGAATTTTTAAAAAGTGATGACAATGTTAAGGTATATTTAGCTCTTTGGTACTTAGCTAGCCAAGATATTAATTTAGCTATTGAGGGTATAGTAAAATTATTAGCTTCTTCTAAAATACATATAAAATTGTTAGTTTCATATAATTTAGATATTTTTCAAGATAAATCTTATCAAAGAAAAATTGCTAAAACTATTATTAAAGAATATGCTAAGAAAGATGATAAAGATTTCTTAAAAATAGTTGCTTGTTATTTACAATATCTAGGAATCAATGGATACGATTACTATGGAGAAAATAAATTTAAGAAAAATAAAGATATCTTTGATGATGAAAAAGAAGCCTTAGAATTTTTTGAAATTTTTGAAAAAATATTAAAATTAATAAATAATAAAGATAAAGAATTTTATCCTATTATTTTTCCTTGGGTAAGTAGAACTATAAGTAAATCGACTTTAGGAACTGGGTTATTTGCAATAGCTTATTTATATCCAGAATTAAATTTAACAGATAAAATAATTCCATATATTAAAGTTATTGAGTCCTATTATCGTGATAACTATGCCAACTTACTATTTAAAAAACCTAAAAATATAGAAGAAGAAAAATTTGTGATAAAAATGCTAGGAGAAGCTGCTACTACCAATTCTTCAAGTAAAATAATAAAAGAAAATGATTTAACTGTCAAATATGCTGAAGAAATTGAAAATGTCCTTAGATTAAAAACTTTTGATGTTAGAAAGAATGCTATTAATTTAATTTTAAGCCTTGAAACTCCACAAATATTGAAGTCAGTTGAAAATTTAGTTCAAGCTAAAAATGAAAATAAAAGATTAGCAGGACTTGATATCTTAACAAAAGTAAAAGATAATCAAAATTTTGCTAAGGAAAAAATAGAAAAAATTGTTGCTACCATAAAAGAACCAACTGACCCAGAGAAAATACTCATAGATACCTTATTAGGAAAAAGTAAAACTGTTGAAGCTTCTGAAATATATGATATTAATTATGAACCTAGTTTTCCTTATGAAATAAAAAATAATTATAGAAAGCCAAATAAATTTTTAAATATATTGTTATCAAAAGTATTTTCTAATAAAAAGGAAAATGTCAGTGTAAATATTATTTCAGAAAAGTTAGAAAAAAATAAAGAAGGAAAATATATAATTGAAAATAATATAGACATTAAAAATATTTTTTCTAAAAGCGCTAATGAATTATTTGAAATAGCAGAAAAACTTAATGCTTTAATTATAAAGAATGAAGATTATGAATATACTTCCGGCTATAATGGAGAAAAAATTTTACTAAGAAATGCTTTTTATCCGATAGTAAAAAGAAATGACTACAGTATAACAAAAGAAAAATTAGAGGAATATCCTTTAACAGATATTTGGAAAGATTTTTATAAAAAAGAAATTAAAAATTTCTCTACTCTTTATCAACTATATCTCATTACAGAATCTTATGGTAATATTGATAAATTTACAAATCTAATTACTAATATTTTTGGAACTTCTCCAACAGTTATTGCCAAAAAGACATCAAATGATTTAATTTATGCTAATAAAAAAACTTATGATAGCATTACAATAAAAAAAATAATTGAACTATTATACACAGAATATGAAGAAGAAAATAAGGACTATATCTTTGAAGCTTCAAAATCCATTATTATAGAACTTCTTAATAGAAAGGCTGATGAATTATTAACAAAAATTCCAAAAAATAATTATTACTATAATAAAAAAATAGAATATAATACAATTTTTTCTTTTGGAAATTATAGTATACTAAGATTAGCTTTAAACTATTTAGCAAATTATTATAATGAAAAAACATTTATGGAAAGTATAATACTTAAATTTGCCTTAGAAAAGAAGTTAAGTGAGTATAAGCACCCAGATAATTTTTATTCTTTAATTGAAGTTTCAAATGCCATTAGCTTAAATATGGCTGAAAAAGATTGGTTACTAAAAAAATTCTTAGGAGGAAATATAGAAAGTATTCAAAATAATATTAGAATTATGTATAGATGGACAATGGATGAAAAAGATTTTGATGACTATGATAAAAACTCTTGGAATTATGAAAAAGCTCTTAAAGTATTAGAAAAATATGGGATGGAAGTAGTTTATTATATTGTTGATAATGAATTAAAAAGAGGAGATAGCAAAACTAAGTATTCTGATGTAATAACTGCTATTAATAAAATAGAGGGAGTGGATTATTTAATTAAAATTTTACAAGCTTTAGGAAAAGAAAAATTAGTTAGAAGTTATTGGTATGGTACTAGTAAAAAAGAAGTTCTTAGCCATTTATTAAAAATATGTTATCCTAGTGAAAAAGATACTTTAAAGACTTTTAAAGATAAAATTAAAAAGACAGATATAACGGAAGAAAGATTGGTAGAAGTAGCAATGTATGCTTTTCAATGGATAGAATTTATTGATAAATACTTAAATTGGAAAGGTTTTGCAAGTGGTTGCCACTATTTCCAAGCACATATGAACTATGTTCCTAGACATAAAGAAGGTATAATAGCTAAATATTCCCCTATTCCTATTGAAGATTTTGAAGCAGGTGCATTTGATATAGATTGGTTTAAAGATGCCTATAAACAGTTAGGAAAAAGGCACTTTGAAGTACTTTACGAATGTGCTAAATATGTAAGTGATGGAGCAAATCACTCTCGTGCTAGAAAGTTTGCTGATGCAGTTTTAGGAAAGATGAAAGTTAAGGAAGTTGAAAAAGAAATTACTTCTAAAAGAAATAAAGACTTAGTTGCAGCTTATTCTTTGATACCATTAGCTAAAAATAAAATTAAAGATGCAGTTAACCGTTATAAATTTCTACAAAAATTTTTAAAAGAAAGTAAGCAATTTGGTGCACAAAGAAGAGCTAGTGAAGCTAAGGCAGTTGAAGTATCACTAGAAAATTTATCTCGTAATATAGGATATTCTGATGTAATTCGTTTAACTTGGGCTATGGAAACTGAAATGATAGCTGAAATTGAAAAATATTTTAAACCTAAAAAAATTCAAGACTATGCAATTAATATAGAAATTGATGAGTTAGGACAAAGTTCTATAAATTATGAAAAAGATGGAAAAGTTTTAAAATCTTTACCTACTAAATTGAAAAAAGATAAATACATTGAAGAAATAAAAGCAGTACATAAAGGCTTAAAAGATCAGTATAGTCGTTCAAGAAAAATGTTAGAACAATCTATGGAAGATGGAGTAAAATTCTATGGTTATGAGCTAAAAACACTATCAACTAATCCTGTTGTAGCACCTTTAATTAAGAATTTAGTATTTAAATTAGATAATCTTTTAGGATATTATGAAGATAATAAACTTATTGGTTTTGATAAAAAATCTAAAAAAGTGATTTTAATTAAAGATATTGATAAAGATGAGCTACTAACAATAGCACATCCATTTGATTTATTTAATAGTAAACAATGGACTTTATATCAACAAGATATTTTGGAAAGGCAAATAAAACAACCTTTCAAACAAGTTTTTCGTGAGTTATATATTAAAACCAAAGATGAACTTGAATTGGACAAATCAAGAAGGTATGCAGGTCATCAAATTCAACCAGCTAAAACAATTGCTCTACTTAAAACTAGAAGATGGGTAGTTGATGATTATGAAGGACTACAAAAAGTTTATTATAAAGAAAATATAATAGCTAAAATGTATGCAATGACAGATTGGTTTTCTCCTGCTGAGGTTGAAGCCCCTACAATAGAAGATATAGTTTTCTATGATAGAAAAACTTTTGAGCCTTTGAGAATAAATGGTGTTCCTGACTTAGTTTTTTCAGAAGTTATGAGAGATATTGATTTAGTTGTGAGTGTTGCTCATGTAGGAGATGTAGATCCTGAGGCAAGTCAATCAACTATTGAAATGCGTAGAGCTATTGTTGAATTTAATGCTAAGTTATTCAAATTAAAGAATGTTACATTTACTGAAAGTCATGCTTTAATAAAAGGGACAAGAGCAGAATATTCAATTCATCTAGGAAGTGGATTAATACATCAAAAAACAGGGACAGTTATAAATGTATTACCTATACATTCTCAACATAGAGGACAAATATTTCTACCATTTATAGATGAAGATCCTAAAACTGCTGAAATAATGGCTAAGGTTTTATTATTTGCACAGGATGAAAAAATAAAAGACATATTTATATTAGAACAAATTATATAA
- the gltS gene encoding sodium/glutamate symporter: MFEYQLNMAETVGFAIVLLLLGRWIKRKVSFFEKFFIPAPVIGGTLFSIILLIGHQTETFTFSFNDDIKNLLMIAFFTTVGFSASLKILKKGGVGVALFLLAAVILVILQDIVGPVLAKALGINPLLGLAAGSIPLTGGHGTSGAFGPELEKLGATGATVVAVASATYGLIAGCLIGGPIARRLMIKNNLKPTESKEGVDNSLLGSATEVTEESLFSAVVYIGIAMGIGALINNMLAKAGIKFPVYLMGMVVAAIIRNILDFKQKQLPFTEIGIVGNISLSLFLSMALMSMKLWQLIDLAVPLIVILLVQTVLMAFFAYFITFNIMGRDYDAAVMSTGHCGFGLGATPNAMANMETFTAANGPSVKAFFIIPIVGSLFIDFINAGVIQTFASWIVKNFM, encoded by the coding sequence ATGTTTGAATATCAATTAAATATGGCTGAAACAGTTGGATTTGCAATTGTTTTACTATTATTAGGGAGATGGATAAAAAGGAAAGTTAGTTTCTTTGAAAAATTCTTTATTCCTGCACCAGTTATTGGAGGGACATTATTTTCAATAATACTTTTAATAGGACACCAAACTGAAACTTTTACTTTTAGTTTTAATGATGATATCAAAAACTTATTGATGATAGCATTCTTTACAACAGTTGGATTTTCAGCAAGTTTAAAAATTCTAAAAAAAGGTGGAGTTGGAGTTGCATTATTCTTATTAGCAGCAGTTATATTGGTTATTCTTCAAGATATAGTTGGACCAGTATTAGCAAAGGCATTAGGAATTAATCCATTATTAGGATTAGCAGCAGGATCTATTCCATTAACTGGAGGACATGGAACATCAGGAGCATTTGGACCTGAATTAGAAAAATTAGGAGCAACAGGAGCAACAGTTGTTGCAGTTGCATCAGCTACTTATGGTTTAATAGCAGGATGTTTAATAGGTGGACCAATAGCCAGAAGACTTATGATAAAAAACAATCTAAAACCTACTGAAAGTAAAGAAGGAGTAGATAATTCTTTATTAGGAAGTGCAACAGAAGTAACAGAAGAAAGTTTATTTTCAGCAGTTGTATATATTGGTATTGCAATGGGTATTGGAGCTCTAATAAATAATATGCTAGCAAAAGCTGGAATAAAATTTCCTGTTTATTTAATGGGAATGGTTGTTGCTGCTATAATTAGAAATATTTTAGACTTCAAACAAAAACAATTACCATTTACTGAAATTGGTATTGTAGGAAATATATCTCTTTCATTATTCTTATCTATGGCATTAATGTCTATGAAATTATGGCAATTAATTGACTTAGCAGTTCCTCTAATTGTAATTTTATTAGTTCAAACAGTTTTAATGGCATTCTTTGCTTATTTTATAACTTTCAATATAATGGGAAGAGATTATGATGCAGCAGTTATGTCAACTGGACACTGCGGATTTGGTTTAGGAGCTACACCAAATGCTATGGCAAATATGGAAACATTTACAGCTGCTAATGGGCCATCAGTGAAAGCTTTCTTTATAATTCCAATAGTTGGTTCATTATTTATAGACTTTATAAATGCAGGAGTAATTCAAACATTTGCTAGTTGGATAGTTAAGAATTTTATGTAA
- a CDS encoding urocanate hydratase, translating to MLNNKTIYDAMTIKLTAEDIPMEIPKLDPSIRRAPKRIVKLSDHDIELALRNALRYIPEEFHEMLAPEFLKELEERGRIYGYRFRPEGNIYGRPIDEYKGKCTEAKAMQVMIDNNLDFDIALYPYELVTYGETGQVCQNWMQYRLIKKYLENMTQDQTLVVASGHPTGLFRSNPYAPRAIITNGLMIGLFDNYEDWARGAAIGVANYGQMTAGGWMYIGPQGIVHGTYSTILNAGRLFCGVPADGDLKGKLFITSGLGGMSGAQGKACEIAKGVAIVAEVDLSRINTRLEQGWVNVIAKTPEEAFKIAEEKMASKTPYAIAYHGNIVEILEYAIEHNKHIDLLSDQTSCHAVYDGGYCPVGTSFEERTKLLGTDRPKFRELVNEGLKRHYKAIKTLHDRGVYFFDYGNSFLKSIYDVGITEISKNGKDDKEGFIFPSYVEDILGPELFDYGYGPFRWVCLSRKKEDLLKTDKAALELVDPNRRYQDRDNYVWIQDADKNGLVVGTQARIFYQDAMSRTRIALKFNEMVRNGEIGPVMLGRDHHDVSGTDSPFRETSNIKDGSNIMADMATQCFAGNAARGMTMIALHNGGGVGIGKSINGGFGMVLDGSKRVDEILWQAMPWDVMGGVARRAWARNPHSIETVVEYNLDNKGTDHITLPYIVNDELVKKVLKK from the coding sequence ATGTTAAATAATAAAACTATTTATGATGCAATGACAATAAAACTTACAGCAGAAGATATTCCAATGGAGATACCAAAATTAGATCCTTCAATAAGAAGAGCACCTAAAAGAATAGTAAAACTTTCAGACCATGATATAGAACTTGCATTAAGAAATGCTTTAAGATATATTCCAGAAGAGTTTCATGAAATGTTAGCACCAGAATTCTTAAAAGAATTAGAAGAAAGAGGAAGAATCTATGGATATAGATTTAGACCAGAAGGAAACATATATGGAAGACCAATAGATGAATATAAAGGGAAATGTACAGAAGCAAAAGCTATGCAAGTTATGATAGATAATAACCTTGATTTTGATATAGCTCTATATCCTTATGAACTTGTTACTTATGGAGAAACAGGACAAGTTTGTCAAAACTGGATGCAATATAGACTTATCAAAAAATATCTTGAAAATATGACACAAGATCAAACTCTTGTTGTAGCTTCAGGACATCCAACTGGATTATTTAGATCTAATCCATATGCTCCAAGAGCAATTATAACTAATGGACTTATGATTGGATTATTTGATAACTATGAAGATTGGGCTAGAGGAGCTGCCATAGGTGTGGCTAACTATGGACAAATGACTGCTGGTGGTTGGATGTACATAGGGCCTCAAGGAATAGTTCATGGAACTTACTCAACAATATTAAATGCAGGAAGATTATTCTGTGGAGTACCTGCAGATGGAGATTTAAAAGGAAAATTATTCATTACTTCAGGACTTGGAGGAATGAGTGGAGCTCAAGGTAAAGCTTGTGAAATAGCAAAAGGTGTTGCAATAGTTGCTGAAGTTGACTTATCAAGAATTAACACAAGACTTGAACAAGGTTGGGTAAATGTAATTGCAAAAACTCCAGAAGAAGCATTTAAAATTGCAGAAGAAAAAATGGCTTCAAAAACTCCTTATGCAATAGCATATCATGGAAATATAGTTGAAATACTAGAATATGCAATAGAACATAATAAACATATAGATTTATTATCTGACCAAACATCTTGCCATGCTGTATATGATGGTGGATATTGTCCAGTAGGAACTTCATTTGAAGAAAGAACTAAATTATTAGGAACAGACAGACCTAAATTTAGAGAATTAGTAAATGAAGGATTAAAAAGACACTATAAAGCAATAAAAACTTTACATGACAGAGGAGTTTACTTCTTTGACTATGGAAACAGTTTCTTAAAATCTATTTATGATGTAGGAATAACTGAAATTTCTAAAAATGGTAAAGATGATAAAGAAGGATTTATATTCCCTTCATATGTTGAAGATATATTAGGACCAGAATTATTTGACTATGGATATGGACCATTCAGATGGGTATGTCTATCAAGAAAGAAAGAAGACCTATTAAAAACAGATAAAGCTGCTCTAGAACTTGTTGATCCTAACAGAAGATATCAAGATAGAGATAACTATGTATGGATACAAGATGCTGATAAGAATGGACTTGTTGTTGGAACACAAGCAAGAATATTCTATCAAGATGCTATGAGTAGAACTAGAATAGCTCTTAAATTCAATGAAATGGTAAGAAATGGAGAAATTGGGCCAGTTATGTTAGGTAGAGACCACCATGATGTATCTGGAACAGATTCACCTTTCAGAGAAACTTCTAACATTAAAGATGGAAGTAATATAATGGCAGATATGGCAACTCAATGTTTTGCTGGAAATGCTGCAAGAGGAATGACTATGATAGCTCTTCATAATGGTGGAGGAGTTGGAATAGGAAAATCTATCAATGGTGGATTTGGAATGGTTCTTGATGGAAGTAAAAGAGTAGATGAAATTTTATGGCAAGCAATGCCTTGGGACGTAATGGGAGGAGTTGCTAGAAGAGCTTGGGCTAGAAATCCTCACTCTATTGAAACTGTTGTTGAATACAATCTTGATAATAAAGGAACTGATCATATCACATTACCTTACATAGTAAATGACGAATTAGTTAAAAAAGTTTTAAAGAAGTAA
- the hutH gene encoding histidine ammonia-lyase, translating into MEVFILELVLGSKNITLEDLINVTRRGYKVSISEEAYEKIDKARALVDKYVEEGKVSYGITTGFGKFAEVSISKDQTGQLQKNIVMSHSCNVGNPLPIDIAKGIVLLRAVNLAKGYSGARRIVVEKLVELLNKDVTPWIPEKGSVGSSGDLSPLAHMSLVLIGLGKAYYKGELLEAKDALAKAGIEPIPALSSKEGLALTNGTQALTSTGAHVLYDAINLSKHLDIAASLTMESLHGIIDAYDPRIGEVRGHLGQINTAKNMRNILAGSKNVTKQGVERVQDSYVLRCIPQIHGASKDTLEYVKQKVELELNAVTDNPIIFVDTDEVISGGNFHGQPMALPFDFLGIALSEMANVSERRIEKMVNPAINHGLPAFLVEKGGLNSGFMIVQYSAASLVSENKVLAHPASVDSIPTSANQEDHVSMGSVAAKKSKDIFENVRKVIGMELITACQAIDLKGAKDKLSPATKVAYEEIRKIIPYVSEDRPMYIDIHAAEDIIKTNKIVENVEKAIGKLEF; encoded by the coding sequence ATGGAGGTGTTTATTTTGGAATTAGTTTTAGGTAGTAAAAATATTACTTTGGAAGATCTAATCAATGTAACAAGAAGGGGGTATAAGGTAAGTATTTCTGAAGAAGCATATGAAAAAATTGATAAAGCAAGAGCCTTAGTTGATAAATATGTTGAAGAAGGAAAAGTATCTTACGGTATTACTACTGGATTTGGAAAATTTGCAGAAGTAAGTATTTCAAAAGATCAAACAGGGCAATTACAAAAAAATATTGTTATGAGTCACTCTTGTAATGTAGGAAACCCTTTACCAATAGATATTGCAAAAGGAATAGTTTTATTAAGAGCAGTAAACTTAGCAAAAGGATACTCTGGAGCTAGAAGAATAGTTGTTGAAAAATTAGTTGAATTACTTAATAAAGATGTTACACCTTGGATACCAGAAAAAGGTTCAGTAGGTTCTTCTGGAGATTTATCACCACTTGCACATATGTCACTAGTTTTAATTGGTCTAGGTAAAGCATATTATAAAGGTGAATTATTAGAAGCAAAAGATGCTCTAGCAAAGGCAGGTATAGAACCAATCCCAGCACTTTCATCAAAAGAAGGTTTAGCCCTTACAAATGGAACACAAGCTTTAACTTCAACAGGAGCACATGTTTTATATGATGCTATAAACTTATCAAAACACTTAGATATTGCTGCTTCATTAACTATGGAAAGTTTACATGGAATTATAGATGCTTATGATCCTAGAATAGGTGAAGTAAGAGGTCATTTAGGACAAATTAATACTGCAAAAAATATGAGAAATATTTTAGCAGGTAGTAAAAATGTAACTAAACAAGGAGTTGAAAGAGTACAAGACTCTTATGTTTTAAGATGTATACCTCAAATACATGGAGCAAGTAAAGATACATTAGAATATGTTAAACAAAAAGTTGAATTAGAATTAAATGCTGTTACTGACAACCCTATTATATTTGTAGATACAGATGAAGTAATTTCTGGAGGAAACTTCCATGGACAACCAATGGCATTACCATTTGATTTCTTAGGAATTGCATTATCTGAAATGGCAAATGTATCAGAAAGAAGAATAGAAAAAATGGTAAACCCAGCAATTAACCACGGATTACCTGCTTTCTTAGTTGAAAAAGGTGGATTAAACTCTGGATTTATGATAGTTCAATATAGTGCAGCCTCTCTTGTATCTGAAAATAAAGTTTTAGCTCATCCAGCATCTGTTGACTCTATTCCAACATCTGCTAACCAAGAAGACCATGTATCTATGGGATCTGTTGCAGCTAAAAAATCAAAAGATATATTTGAAAATGTTAGAAAAGTAATAGGTATGGAATTAATAACAGCTTGTCAAGCTATTGACTTAAAAGGTGCAAAAGATAAATTATCTCCAGCAACAAAAGTAGCTTATGAAGAAATAAGAAAAATAATTCCTTATGTATCAGAAGATAGACCTATGTATATAGATATTCATGCAGCAGAAGATATTATAAAAACTAATAAAATAGTTGAAAATGTAGAAAAAGCAATAGGAAAATTAGAATTTTAA
- a CDS encoding ROK family protein, with product MYQKEIKQSNENIVFHSIYFTENSFSIPDLTKITNMTFPTIKRVLNEFLERDIIKEWTLSTGGVGRRAVKYKYNPDFCYSIGVSIDEEKIKFIVINTIGKILESKVVERSDEDFIIFFERNLKNFIEEIDPKYLSKAIGIGISIPGIYNRENHFLEFNNMDRYESSIIKKIEENIKLPIWVENEANMSILAEAIIGKHKELADFTVISINNKVTCSTFYKFGNKSEDYFFKASRVHHMVVDYENKKKVGDCISFKVLKDQIKKSFPNINSLDDFFSNKTYRESREGKRILTEYLNYMGIILKNLLFTYNPKKLIICGELSQYGNYLLEDILNIVYEKNHIFYRGRETISFSNFNGNSSIIGAALFPIVDNLM from the coding sequence ATGTATCAAAAAGAAATTAAACAAAGTAATGAGAATATCGTATTTCACTCCATTTACTTTACAGAAAACTCTTTTTCTATTCCAGATTTAACAAAAATAACTAATATGACATTTCCAACAATAAAAAGAGTCCTCAATGAATTTTTAGAAAGAGATATAATTAAAGAGTGGACTTTAAGTACTGGTGGTGTTGGAAGAAGAGCAGTGAAGTATAAATACAACCCTGATTTCTGTTACTCGATTGGTGTAAGTATTGATGAAGAAAAAATAAAATTTATTGTAATTAATACTATTGGAAAAATATTAGAATCAAAAGTAGTAGAAAGGTCTGATGAGGATTTTATAATTTTTTTTGAAAGAAATTTAAAAAATTTCATTGAAGAAATTGATCCTAAATATCTATCAAAGGCTATTGGAATTGGAATATCTATTCCTGGAATCTATAACAGAGAAAACCATTTTTTAGAGTTTAATAACATGGATAGATATGAATCTTCAATAATAAAAAAAATTGAAGAAAATATAAAACTTCCTATTTGGGTAGAAAATGAAGCAAATATGTCAATACTTGCTGAAGCAATAATTGGAAAACATAAAGAACTTGCAGATTTTACAGTTATTAGTATAAATAATAAGGTTACATGCTCAACTTTTTATAAATTTGGAAATAAAAGTGAAGATTATTTTTTTAAAGCAAGTAGAGTACATCACATGGTAGTTGATTATGAAAATAAGAAGAAAGTTGGAGATTGCATATCTTTTAAAGTCTTAAAAGACCAAATAAAAAAATCTTTTCCTAATATAAATTCATTAGATGACTTTTTTTCTAACAAAACATATAGAGAAAGTAGAGAAGGCAAGCGAATTCTTACTGAGTATTTGAATTATATGGGTATCATATTAAAAAATTTACTTTTTACTTATAATCCTAAAAAACTTATTATTTGTGGAGAATTATCACAATATGGAAACTATCTTCTAGAGGACATTCTAAATATAGTCTATGAAAAAAATCATATTTTCTATAGAGGAAGAGAAACTATAAGTTTTTCTAATTTTAATGGAAATTCAAGTATTATTGGAGCAGCACTATTTCCAATTGTTGATAATTTAATGTGA